One uncultured Caproiciproducens sp. DNA segment encodes these proteins:
- a CDS encoding ECF transporter S component encodes MNKQSAKYGDFILTALFAAIILVLAFTPIGFINLVIIKATIIHIPVIIGSIVLGAKRGAILGGFFGLTSLLSNFMTPSVLSFAFCPFIPVPGTTHGSPLALVICFVPRILVGIVPYYVYQFVQKLSKNSSKGEYLSLLLGGISGAVTNTVLVMSLIYFLFKEAYATAKSIPISAVTGVVLGIVGTNGVPEALVAAVITVAVCKPLLQLRRKEH; translated from the coding sequence TTGAATAAACAATCCGCAAAGTATGGAGACTTTATCCTCACGGCACTGTTTGCCGCCATCATTCTCGTGCTGGCTTTTACACCTATTGGTTTCATCAATTTGGTGATCATAAAAGCCACCATTATTCACATTCCTGTAATCATTGGTTCCATTGTGCTTGGCGCGAAACGAGGGGCGATTTTAGGTGGATTTTTTGGCCTGACAAGCCTTCTCAGCAACTTTATGACACCGTCGGTTCTGTCTTTTGCGTTCTGCCCCTTCATTCCTGTTCCAGGTACCACACACGGAAGCCCCCTTGCACTTGTTATCTGCTTTGTTCCGCGTATTCTGGTGGGCATTGTACCGTATTATGTGTATCAATTTGTACAGAAACTTTCGAAGAACAGTTCAAAAGGAGAATATCTGTCCCTATTGCTTGGCGGAATTTCCGGGGCTGTTACCAACACTGTATTGGTGATGAGCCTGATTTATTTTCTCTTTAAAGAAGCCTATGCAACAGCGAAATCCATTCCGATAAGTGCGGTGACCGGCGTCGTACTTGGTATTGTCGGAACAAACGGTGTGCCGGAGGCTCTTGTGGCTGCCGTGATTACGGTTGCGGTATGTAAGCCGTTGCTGCAGCTGCGAAGAAAAGAGCATTAG
- a CDS encoding type III pantothenate kinase gives MILAIDVGNTNTVLGCMDDDKIHFTARFATDRTKTSDEYAILVQNLFMVNRCTFSKIEGGIISSVVPELSVVLQEAVEKVTEKVSLIVGSGVKTGLNILIDNPAQLGSDLVVDAVAAYAEYPKPALIFDMGTATTLSVLDERGNYIGGMIMPGVHLAMEALSRETAQLPHISLEAPKKITGTNTVDCMKSGAIFGNAAMLDGVIDRIEQELRQQATVVATGGLAHHIIPYCRRKIICDNDLTLKGLYIIYKKNVK, from the coding sequence ATGATTCTTGCCATTGACGTTGGCAATACGAATACTGTGTTGGGCTGCATGGATGACGATAAAATTCATTTTACTGCTCGTTTTGCCACAGACCGCACGAAGACGAGCGACGAATACGCCATTCTCGTGCAGAATCTGTTCATGGTGAACCGCTGTACATTTTCGAAGATAGAAGGCGGAATCATTTCCTCCGTTGTCCCGGAACTTTCTGTTGTTTTGCAGGAAGCGGTTGAAAAAGTCACCGAGAAAGTTTCGCTTATTGTTGGTTCCGGCGTAAAAACCGGATTGAATATTCTCATTGACAACCCTGCGCAGCTTGGCAGCGACCTTGTGGTGGACGCGGTAGCCGCCTATGCCGAATACCCAAAGCCTGCCCTTATTTTTGATATGGGCACCGCCACCACTCTCTCTGTTTTAGACGAGCGGGGAAACTATATCGGCGGCATGATAATGCCCGGCGTACACCTTGCCATGGAAGCGCTTTCCAGGGAAACTGCGCAGCTGCCTCACATTAGTTTGGAGGCGCCCAAAAAAATCACCGGCACAAATACCGTGGACTGCATGAAAAGCGGCGCAATCTTCGGGAATGCCGCCATGCTGGACGGGGTGATTGACCGTATTGAACAGGAATTGCGGCAGCAGGCCACCGTGGTGGCTACGGGCGGACTTGCACATCATATCATCCCTTATTGCAGACGCAAGATTATCTGTGACAATGACTTAACTTTAAAAGGCTTGTATATTATTTATAAAAAAAATGTTAAATGA